The following proteins come from a genomic window of Pseudomonas sp. J452:
- the cysS gene encoding cysteine--tRNA ligase yields the protein MALSIYNTLSKTKEAFKPLVDNQVRMYVCGMTVYDFCHIGHARVMVAFDVVTRWLRHRGYDVTYVRNITDIDDKIIKRAQENGEPFEALVERMIAAMHEDEARLSVLRPDIEPRATGHIAGMHQMIQALIDKGFAYAPGNGDVYYRVGKFVGYGKLSRKKIEDLKIGARIEVDEIKQDPLDFVLWKGAKPGEPSWQSPWGAGRPGWHIECSVMSTCCLGETFDIHGGGPDLVFPHHENEIAQSEAATGKLYANAWMHAGAVRVDGEKMSKSLGNFFTIREVLEKYHPEVVRYLLVSSHYRSPINYSEDSLKEAKGALERFYNGLKGLPQAQAAGGDEFVERFGAAMDDDFNSPEACAVLFEMIREVNRLRESDLPAAAALAARLKELAGVLGVLQLEPDVFLQAGAVGKVDAAEVDALIAARLQARAEKNWAESDRIRDQLTAMGVVLEDGKGGTTWRLAE from the coding sequence ATGGCTTTGTCCATCTACAACACCCTGAGCAAGACTAAGGAGGCGTTCAAGCCACTGGTCGACAATCAGGTGCGTATGTACGTGTGCGGCATGACCGTGTACGACTTCTGCCACATCGGCCACGCCCGCGTGATGGTGGCGTTCGACGTGGTCACCCGCTGGCTGCGCCATCGTGGCTATGACGTGACCTACGTGCGCAATATCACCGACATCGACGACAAGATCATCAAGCGCGCTCAGGAGAACGGCGAGCCGTTCGAAGCCCTGGTCGAGCGCATGATCGCCGCCATGCACGAGGACGAGGCGCGCCTGTCCGTGCTGCGTCCGGATATCGAGCCACGCGCCACCGGCCATATCGCCGGCATGCACCAGATGATCCAGGCCCTGATCGACAAGGGTTTCGCCTATGCGCCCGGCAACGGCGACGTGTACTACCGGGTCGGCAAGTTTGTCGGCTACGGCAAGCTGTCGCGCAAGAAGATCGAAGACCTGAAGATCGGCGCGCGCATCGAAGTCGACGAGATCAAGCAAGACCCGCTCGACTTCGTCCTGTGGAAAGGCGCCAAGCCGGGCGAGCCGAGCTGGCAGTCGCCTTGGGGCGCGGGTCGGCCGGGCTGGCACATCGAGTGCTCGGTGATGTCCACCTGCTGCCTGGGCGAGACCTTCGACATCCACGGCGGCGGCCCGGACCTGGTGTTCCCGCACCACGAGAACGAGATCGCTCAGAGCGAGGCGGCCACCGGCAAGCTCTACGCCAACGCCTGGATGCACGCCGGCGCGGTACGTGTGGACGGCGAGAAGATGTCCAAGTCCCTGGGCAACTTCTTCACCATCCGCGAGGTGCTGGAGAAGTACCACCCGGAAGTGGTGCGCTACCTGCTGGTGTCCAGCCACTACCGCAGCCCGATCAACTACTCGGAAGACAGCCTCAAGGAAGCCAAGGGCGCCCTGGAGCGCTTCTACAACGGCCTCAAAGGCTTGCCACAGGCTCAGGCGGCCGGCGGCGACGAGTTCGTCGAGCGCTTCGGTGCGGCCATGGACGACGACTTCAACTCGCCGGAAGCCTGCGCCGTGCTGTTCGAGATGATCCGCGAGGTCAACCGCCTGCGTGAGTCGGATCTGCCTGCCGCCGCCGCTCTGGCGGCGCGGCTGAAGGAGCTGGCCGGCGTGCTGGGTGTGCTGCAGCTGGAACCGGATGTGTTCCTCCAGGCCGGTGCCGTGGGCAAGGTCGATGCCGCTGAAGTGGATGCTCTGATTGCCGCGCGCCTGCAGGCGCGCGCCGAGAAGAACTGGGCAGAAAGCGACCGCATCCGCGACCAGCTCACCGCCATGGGCGTGGTGCTGGAAGACGGCAAGGGCGGGACTACCTGGCGCCTGGCCGAATAA
- the ampC gene encoding class C beta-lactamase — MRVILTALTLLLVGHTAMTQAATAQADLRAAVDAAVQPAIAEYEIPGLAVAIVHKGERHFFNYGVASRESVQAVDEHTLFELGSVSKLFTATLGAYAQAEGKLSLSDKASQHLPALRGSAFEQISLLDLAIYTPGGLPLQFPDTVHSERQILDYYRAWQPAYPAGSQRLYSNPSIGLFGHLAAASLGEPFGQLLERRLFPQLGMSESHARVPQAHMAHYAWGYREDQPLRVQPGPLDAEAYGVKSTAADMLRFVEANLDPSRLPTPLRQAITTTHQGYYRVGDMTQGLGWERYTYPISLERLQAGNSSPMALEPHAVERFSKPQAAQGDLLLNKTGSTNGFGAYVVLLPARDTGLVILANRNYPNAERVRVALQILGALQH, encoded by the coding sequence ATGCGCGTCATCCTCACCGCGCTGACTCTGCTGCTAGTCGGCCATACAGCCATGACCCAGGCCGCCACTGCCCAGGCAGACCTGCGCGCCGCCGTCGATGCCGCCGTGCAACCCGCCATAGCCGAGTACGAGATTCCCGGACTGGCCGTGGCCATCGTTCACAAGGGCGAGCGTCACTTCTTCAACTATGGCGTCGCTTCCCGCGAGAGCGTTCAGGCGGTGGATGAACACACGCTGTTCGAGCTGGGTTCGGTAAGCAAGCTGTTCACTGCCACCCTCGGCGCCTATGCCCAGGCCGAGGGCAAACTGAGCCTGAGCGACAAAGCCAGCCAGCATCTACCGGCACTGCGCGGCAGCGCCTTCGAGCAAATCAGCCTGCTCGACCTGGCCATCTACACGCCCGGCGGTTTGCCGTTGCAGTTCCCGGATACCGTGCACAGCGAACGGCAGATCCTCGACTACTACCGCGCCTGGCAACCCGCCTACCCCGCTGGCAGCCAGCGCCTGTACTCCAACCCCAGCATCGGCCTGTTCGGCCACCTGGCTGCCGCCAGCCTGGGCGAGCCCTTCGGCCAGTTGCTGGAGCGCCGACTATTTCCGCAGCTGGGCATGAGCGAAAGCCATGCGCGGGTGCCGCAGGCGCACATGGCGCACTACGCCTGGGGCTACCGCGAAGACCAGCCGCTCCGCGTGCAGCCGGGACCACTGGATGCCGAGGCCTACGGGGTGAAGTCCACTGCCGCCGACATGCTGCGCTTCGTCGAGGCTAACCTCGACCCATCGCGGCTGCCGACACCGCTGCGCCAGGCCATCACGACCACGCACCAGGGTTACTACCGGGTCGGCGACATGACCCAGGGCCTGGGCTGGGAGCGCTACACCTACCCCATCAGCCTGGAGCGCCTGCAGGCCGGCAACTCCTCGCCAATGGCGCTGGAACCGCATGCCGTCGAACGCTTCAGCAAACCGCAAGCGGCCCAGGGCGACCTGCTGTTGAACAAGACCGGCTCGACCAATGGCTTCGGCGCCTATGTGGTGCTGCTGCCGGCCCGTGATACCGGTCTGGTGATCCTGGCCAACCGCAACTACCCGAATGCCGAACGGGTGCGCGTCGCCCTGCAGATACTCGGTGCGCTGCAGCACTGA
- a CDS encoding Lrp/AsnC family transcriptional regulator produces MTDEIDQLLLKALMEDSRRSLKALAQISGLSSPSVAERLRRLEERGVIKGYTVEVDPRHFGYQLQAIVRVRPLPGKLHEVERQIQSIPEFTECDKITGEDCFVARLHVRSMEQLDELLDRINAYAETNTAIVKKTSVPRRLPPMN; encoded by the coding sequence ATGACCGACGAAATCGACCAGCTTCTGCTCAAGGCCCTGATGGAAGACTCGCGCCGTTCGCTCAAGGCCCTGGCGCAGATCAGCGGCCTGTCCTCGCCCAGCGTAGCCGAGCGCCTGCGCCGCCTTGAAGAGCGCGGGGTGATCAAGGGCTACACGGTGGAGGTGGACCCGCGCCACTTCGGCTATCAGCTGCAGGCCATCGTCCGGGTACGCCCGCTGCCGGGCAAGCTGCACGAGGTAGAGCGACAGATCCAGTCGATTCCCGAGTTCACCGAGTGCGACAAGATCACCGGCGAGGACTGCTTCGTCGCCCGCCTGCACGTGCGCTCCATGGAACAGCTCGACGAACTGCTGGACCGCATCAACGCCTATGCCGAGACCAACACCGCCATCGTCAAGAAGACCTCGGTGCCGCGCCGCCTGCCGCCGATGAACTGA